Proteins from one Cryptomeria japonica chromosome 4, Sugi_1.0, whole genome shotgun sequence genomic window:
- the LOC131049055 gene encoding uncharacterized protein LOC131049055: MEQPFRIYNNPLSDVLDNNYERRDQWKNIPYNENKSQYNNRQCNNHNDERRTSSGGITGNWNNRDRTNNASNNRGNSGNNGNYGNNGNGINGNENNNNQNGGGGNNGNNGNNRGNKNYQTNNYGGRPPMTIERYKKLDFSGIVGYPNQILNYLRSAIPKFTRNGTDSAEQHVINVKNTIEELQVPYEDVFMKLCVRSLTEDVGEWYKNLPDSKTHYEILSHKTTTLQQAFKTANTIENNKKATRRIGKGDDPKLYNPRETKKDEFSQIMDMLKDMKGKQNHNEKSPPYRSSKSMNYNRPRLHEMPYNTNWKDGKPVNANLNKETPDPLKKVNNLVEEYPWCEVCNLPHIVEQCMISQGFVEEKDHQDEYEPTMNVL, encoded by the exons ATGGAACAACCATTTAGGATCTATAATAATCCATTGTCTGATGTTTTGGATAATAATTATGAAAGAAGGGATCAATGGAAAAATATACCCTACAATGAGAATAAAAGCCAGTATAATAATAGACAATGCAATAATCATAATGATGAAAGAAGAACTAGCAGTGGGGGAATTACTGGTAACTGGAATAATAGAGATAGGACCAACAATGCAAGTAATAATAGAGGTAACAGTGGTAATAATGGAAATTATGGCAACAATGGTAATGGAATCAATGGAAATGAAAATAACAATAATCAAAATGGTGGTGGAGGAAACAATGGAAATAACGGTAATAATAGAGGAAATAAAAACTATCAAACTAACAACTATGGTGGCAGGccacctatgaccattgaaaggtaTAAAAAATTGGATTTCAGTGGGATAGTTGGATACCCAAATCAGATTTTAAATTATTTAAGGTCAGCCATCCCTAAGTTCACAAGAAATGGAACTGATTCTGCAGAacaacatgtaataaatgtaaaaaatacgATTGAAGAATTACAAGTCCCttatgaagatgtttttatgaaacTGTGTGTTCGGTCTCTAACAGAGGATGTAGGAGAGTGGTACAAAAATCTTCCCGACAG caAGACTCACTATGAGATTCTATCTCATAAGACTACCACCTTGCAACAAGCATTTAAGACAGCCAATAccattgaaaataacaaaaaagcTACTCGGAGAATTGGCAAGGGAGATGACCCAAAATTATATAATCCCAGAGAAACAAAAAAGGATGAGTTTAGCCAAATAATGGACATGCTGAAAGATATGAAGggtaagcaaaatcacaatgagaaGTCACCCCCATATAGAAGCAGCAAGTCAATGAACTATAATAGGCCAAGATTGCACgaaatgccatataacacaaactggAAAGATGGTAAGCCAGTGAATGCCAATCTAAACAAAGAAACTCCAGACCCATTGAAGAAAGTAAACAATTTGgtggaggaatatccatggtgtgaagtcTGCAATTTACCCCATATTGTAGAACAATGTATGATTTCTCAAggttttgtagaagaaaaggacCATCAGGATGAGTATGAGCCCACAATGAATGTACTTTAA